The Archocentrus centrarchus isolate MPI-CPG fArcCen1 chromosome 13, fArcCen1, whole genome shotgun sequence genomic interval atacaaaaaaaaacaacatccaAAACAATTTCCTTCTGAATCCATTCTGAGATATGTATATGCCACAAAATATTGTTAAGTATACAATTGCCTGACTAGGGTTCATTAATACATACTACCTGCAGTAGACCGTAGACTCTGACATTTAACAACAGTATAATTTCCCGacaaaataaatgtcaaaatattaacattttaggtaacagaaatgttttctttgagCACATTAATCTTACGAAGCCAATACTAACATTTTGACTTTgtgttggaggaaaaaaaaaaaattttttttatacaaataggtaaaaaataaatctttaaagcTCACTTTAATACAGAATACTGACATCGGAAAAATAcctgaatacaaaaaaaaacaaaacaaaaacaaaaaaataacactggCGTCAACATACACAAAAAGAGGAATGAACATACAGTGCAGCTTATTACTTACTGATTTGTTTAACTTCCAATTCTTTATGTTGGATATGGAAATATTGAGTCACCACTTAGACAGTATGAACACATACATCATCTCTTTTCTAAACTCAGTGGGaaaccaaaaatcagcaaagGGGTTTCTCTTTGTCCTTAAGCTGTGTGCTTTCTAACATATTaacaaaagatgaaaaacaacattttacaaATACACGAGAGGTTTCTGGTCCCTGTCTTCTAACTTTGTGGGTGCACCGTGGCCAAAGACCTCACATGGGTTTTGGTTATTATTCCTGCTTTGTCTCTTGCTTATTTGTGTAATCTGGATCTCAGTAAAGCATTATGAAACAGAATCTGTACAAATAGACATCTCAGAAGCTATTTTCATCCATATGGGTAACTTTCAGCCACTGTAAACAATAACATTGTATTCTAATATAATACTCAACTTTGGCATTTCCCATAAGACTAGCGCACAGCCACTGTTCCCACTGTTTGGGAGGAAACTGTTGCCAATTTGCTTAAATGTAACCAGTCATTAATTCTGAACAATATTATTTTGCTCATAGGTAAGTTGCAAAAGAACTTAAAATTGAAATGCAAGCATCCACCATCAGTCCTGTTTGTCTCAAGCAAGCTAATTTGCATCACTTGTATCAATCCTTCCCCATTAGACATCATAAGAGATCACCTACATCATCCATCACCTTCATCTATCCCCTAAAGCTTCTGATTCTCTATAGTCAACTTTTATAGTAAGTTTTTCTATTACCAGACCCGCTTTCCTGCACTGTACCTTCACACTATACTACTCTTCCTTATGGCCAAAATGCACAACATAACACATGAAAAGAACAGCAAAATAACTCCATCAGCAAATTAACTTGTGATTTTTACTGTCTAGGCAAACACGATTATTAAAACATGTCTAAAGCTAAGCTTACATGGGCAGTGAACTGAAATTATGCATCTAACCTGCACATTAAAACTCCTGAATTTCCCCACATAGATCATCGACAGTTTGCTAATACCGGTGGTATATGCAAAAAAATGCACAAGTTTCAGTCACAATATGTGTCTCTAACGAGGTGGCAAACATATACATAAAGGTGAACGTGTCAGTTTCAAAAGCAACGGCTACTTTCAGTTGTCTTTCAGACACTCTTGCTATGAGTAACCTCACTAGGTCTTCACACACACTTACAAAGTAAGGGGCCAGTGTCTATAGTGTTGTCTGATAACGAATCAGCACATTTCAGTTAAAGGCTCCATGAGAACAGATTAGTAAAACTTGGCATCATTTGGTTCCACTGTAATACCTTCACTGagaatatgagaaaaaaaaaatacccttcACAACGCTTACCTGCAGATATACAGTGGACGTTTTCGTAATCAATGATATAATACTGGCACAAGCATATGCTCCTTAAACAGAAATTTATacaagtcacttttttttttggtgctagCTGAAAAGTCTGTCACtgccaaagagaaaaacagtaaGCGTGTATGCAAGTATGACATTATACCTtcctcagttcagtttttgcattttttggcaACCGTTTTCTTAGCGGGAACTTTCCGCTCTGTTTagcccaactttttttttattgtctcttTCTTAATTCTCCCCCACTTTGCTACTTAGTCAGAACAGAACCTGAAGTCTACCTGATAACGCTTCGTCTGCCTCGAGCTGCTAAATAACACCAGTATAAGTCACGCGTgcgtgcacacacgcacacgagCGCGCGTGCTTGCGTGCACACACATCTCAAATGCAACAGGGTATGAATACAGGTTTTTGGCGAGCGCCCTCTTTTTAAAATATGGTCTGAGAGACGGGAGCTCAAAGTTGACCAcagttattcatttaaaaaaaaaaaaaaaaaaaaaaaaaaattttggtcCCCAAAATAATTGGTTTACCAATTCTATCAAATGGTTAAGACCACTTTATGAACCCCAGTCCAAGTGGCTCGTTAACTTTTGTCTTCACttcctttttcttatttttttttttttatctctgatTTCACTCATCCGTATCAGGCTTTACATCCAACATTGCATGCAGCTCCTCAGGAGTGTACCCCAGCAGGCTTTTTAAGTCACAGACAAAGCGGTAGACATAGCGTTTTCCAGATGTCTTGTGGATGATATTCTTGTCATAGTAGTAACGTAGGCCACGGCTCAGCTTCTCATAATTCATCttgggcttgttttttcttttgccccACCTTCGAGCAACCTGAAACAGCACAGTGAGCAGGATGTGTTAGAAACACACatagtttacattttaatatatatataaaaaataaaatactactACTAAAAACTACTTAAGACCTCCCAGCACGTGTGCCACATGACCAGCGGGGTCACAGCCTCTCACCTCATCTGGGTCAGAAAGCTTGAACTCCCAGCCGTCGCCTGTCCAGCTGATGAAGGACTGGCAAGACTTGTCGGTCAGTAGCTCCAGAAGAAACTGCCACAGCTGGATGGGGCCACTGCCTGCAGAGGAGATGGGGGAGGGAGAGAAGGTGTTCATCTAAAGAAGAGCCATTTACACTGATAGGACACATTGTTGTTTGCGCAGATGCCGGTTGTTGTGGGGATTGATTGAGGTGAGGGTCAGTTCAGAGCAAAGATATCCAGTTGTTGGGAGTGCTTCCAAATCCCATAGCCTGCTTAATAGCTTATGGAAATAAACTACTATAACAATACACTGTATCAAGAGCATGTTCATGATAAGAGGCATACAGTATTAGCATCACTCCATGTGCAATGTAGAATTTGCTAAGAAACAGCACTGactgtatgtacaatgtactgttttgtgaataaagtttaaaaaaaaagtcagagtcAAAAGAAGTACAATACTAATTATTCATGCTATATATGAAAGTTTTAAATATTCATGCACATTATTCGCTTAGTTTGAAAAGAGGAACAAAGAAAACCTTctaatctgggtcagactgaAGTACAGCAGTGGAACCAAATGTCGTCCTAAGTACAACAGTCTCATTCATCATGCATTCCCCTGTCTGCCAGTTGCCCTGCGCAGTATGTGAATCTAGAGTGAGAGTCAGTGTCTGTAAGAGTTCCATACTGATGAAATCACTATTTTAAAATAAGAGGGGCTGCCTTTAGGCTTCAGCAGCACATCTACTGTACTTGAATACAGCCTGTTTTAAGAAAGAGAGCAGTTGCAAAGTCATCTGCAATGTTACAGTAGGATGCATTTTTCAAGAGTaaagttaaattaattaaagtaaataaaggtaataaaagtcactttgaagttgcagggaaaaaaaagtttattagagttcatggaaaaaaaaaaaaaaaaaaaaaaaaaaaaggagggaaagcAGAACAAAGGCGACAAAAAAAGGCTGGTTTTGTCTCTGAACTAGATTCACTGCAGCACACTTTGAtcgtgtggtttttttttgttttttttcagcatatACATGAACCCACCCACTTTTGAGGCTTGCATGTTGAAATCACACCTGCCAGTGCAGCACACCGCCTCAGCAAAACTGGAGCTAAGCAAAAAGTCACCTCTCTCGAGTGCCTCCGAAAACCAAACGTACCCttttataacaaaaacaaaagctttcaGGGAAACAGACGTGTGGGCTGAACACTTGAAATTTAGAGCCCTTCTAGGCCTTACTAAGGCTGAAGAAGGTGCATGACAGCAGCCATTCTGAGTTTGGAAAATAAGTGGCTCTTTAACACTGGGTGTCACTCATACAGAAAGCTTTGACTCGCATTCCTGCAAGTCTGCTGCAGTAACAGTGAGCCCACATAAGGGTAATACCAGAACCTTGAGCTCTCACGCCACAATGTAGGtaaccctttttaaaaaaaaaaaaaaattctgaaaataaGTTAGAATCCTAATGCACAATGGGCCTCACTGAATAAGCATGcagtttgagaaaaaaaaataaataaataaaaagagtgAACAGCAGGGGGGCACATTTTCATCAGTATCTAGTCCCATCTACACACTGTGAGTCTTAAACCTATGCAACTATTTAAAGAAAGACAACTCAAAGTTGTGGTTGCCATTTTTGAAAAGGTGAGACCACTTAATATCCACTTGTAAGTGACTATTTTGACAACTTGCAATGCTGCAATGCAAATAAAAGGCCCCTGTGTGTACGAGTGAATACATgtaacagcagagagagagattggAAAAGACCGCGAGAGCATGAAATATTATGATACAAAATGAGAGTTTGCTGTGTTGTAAGGTTGTTCCTGATGTTGTTGCAGGCAGAGGTGCAAATGATGAATTGTCACAGGAAACCACGCAGATGGCAACTAGAGCTTTATCTCCCTGCAGTCTTATCAGGCTCCCTGTCCTCGCTACAAGTGTCACCTGTCACCCTGTGACTTAAACAGGAAGTCGAGCAAGAGCAAGCTGTCAAGCTGTCATAAACATTGTTTTGGAATTGTATAAGagcttatttctttattttgagggatttaaaaaaaaaaaaactttttagagAGaggtctctttctctgtcttgcTCCCCAgatcttctttgtgtttttttttttttttttttttttaaattcatccacCCACAAGTGCACAtgggcaaacacacaaaaatgcttCACTCTTTGAAAGACCACAACTGTCTTTACACTGCTCTTCAGAATAGCAGGgaccagagcagcagctggaaaatTTTCTCTTAAAATTGGAGTGTtatagcattattatttttcatctttccattttttttttaaatagtttaaaaACTTCGAAATAGGTCTTCTCCTCGGTGAGGATGCAGAACTACGCACTGGGATGAAAACAGTTGCCGTACTTTCTCCCCAAATACACTATTTGGAGCTGACACATGCAGtaaagaaattatattttatatcaaatataaataaataaaagtgcagAAGGAACATATGGACGAGGAAACTTTGCAGCTATGATttgtttaaaaactgtttacatgGTGACTGCTTGCAGCAGGTTTGTAATGACTGTGCTGGCACAGTTAGCAGGGAGGAAAACACATTTAGATCACTCTAGCGAGGCTTTGACATTGTGCATAACTATCTTTCCAACATTTTATAAATGACTCACTGTTCTAGAAGTGACTTTTGAACTAATGACCATACAGCTGACCAATTAACTTGTGCATACCAACTTTTGAGCACTCTGTTGAGATCTGATGTATGCATTGTTTGTGACGTTGGAAAATATGCTTGGATTTCCCCTTTTCCAATGCTGGCAATCTGTGCTGCCGTGTGACTCTAATTTAAACAAGACTGAAAAAGTCCCAAACATTCTGTTAAGAGTCGATTCAGCATcagtgttcagctgtgtttacagttCACTTTTAAAACTAGAATAAGTTGAATCAAACCCTGTACTACGCACAGGGATCGACAGCTACTCTCTTCATAGGTTCATATGGCATTTGACATTAACTAACTCAGCACCAAGAACACCAAGCTATTTCTGTCATCTTTCTTGGTTCGTACAAACATAAAAGTCGAATTTATGGCTCAGTGCTGATAAACTGTTATGAGGCAGTAAcagcagcaggttttttttttttgtttgcttttttgcacCTTTTTGAAACCAAAAGCCATGCCTGAAGCAAAAATAGTGCATTCGCTACACAAGAGCATTCAAATATCTCCACATCTTATTGAACTTGAAGAACATACATAAACCAGCGTTTTTGAGTATGCATGAGTGAGAAGATGCCTCGTGAGATGAAGAGATTATTTTACTCTGGTGTTATGTGCAGGGGCAGGCATAATTTCTAAGCTTCACGAGCGTTGCTAGGACGACCTGGAAAAAATAGGTTGAGATGCGGGTTGCTGATAAGAAGAAGGTAGATGAgaagacagaagagaaaaaaaaaaaagcgagagaAAAAGAAGTGAAGTAAAAGGAGGCACAagtaaaatctgttttatttcctgtgATGTGCGTAACTTATGTTGCCTGGGTTAAAGGtgtctctctttatttttttttcttctttggtcTAAAAGTGTTGCATTCTGACAACCTAAGATCTGGGGCTTTTGCAGAGCGTCAACAAGTGTGTTGCAGCACTTTGGATTTTAGtcccaaaaaaaatgtaaacagaaaatcaACAATTGGAGTGACTTTCCGTAAAAGTATACTGTTGGCACGCATTTaatatcaggaaaaaaacagcaagacCAACAtcattatttaaatgtaaagcactttataaTGCATAAAGTTTGATCTCTAGACATCTTACCTGTGTATCCTGccagtgctgctgctggaatGACGGGTTTATCCTTGCTGAGGTCTGAGCGCTCCCTCACATAGTCTTTAAAGGTGCCCTTGGGCTTGTGGCCATGCAAGGCAGCGGGGTAgtcttctgagtcaaagctgtCATAGGACGGTACCCGCTGCAGGCTGCTAAACGAAGACTGGCTGCTCCACGACTGGGTCAATCGGTCGCAGCTCTCATAGCTCTCAATGCTCTCGAACGAGTCCTGACCACCAAGCTTACCTGGAAGGGAAGagtgaaaggaaatggcaaaaaaaaaagagattgttATACAGGGTGTAACTTACAAACTCTACCCTAACTTTGTATCAGGAGAGATTTCAGTAATATGTTTTTCCTTTGgagcgagggggggggggggtcaaagtaGACAAGCTATATGATATTTAACCTTGAGTGTGTAGGCCTATTTTGATTATGGCAAAAATCTCAAGATGATTCTCGTCAACACTGGCACTGCAAATTAACAATTACTCACCGAGTTTTATAACATCATTCAATTTTTCACAGTCGCATTATCTCTCTTTTCTAGTCATCTCAAGATGAAAAAGAAACGAGCGCGCTTGATTTATGACACGGATCCATTTCTATGACAAATCCCTATTTACCTTTTTTCCTAGATTTTGGGATGCCAAAACTGaacaattgaaaaaaaaattcaattaattGCACAACCCTGGTAGAAATGTGATGAAAGGGGCATTAGCAGCACCTTACAAGTAAATTATGCTGCTTCTCGCTAAGCTATAGCTTCTTGCTCTGTACAGTGCCACGTCTCACCATTTCACACCTCATTTCACTTTTACAACCAGCATTTGGGTTTGATTTTAAATGGAAGACATTCACACAAATTGTCCCGCTATTTTTGGCCTTGGGGACGATAAGAGGAGTCATTCAATGGTAAGTCATTAACAAATGACAGATAATGCTGCGCCTCTATTGATGCCGAAATCTTCAGCTGGTAAAATTGAAGCCACATGTGGATCTCAATTGTGCTACAAAATACTTTCCCACGTTGGGAGAGCAAAGTCAATgcgcaaaaaaaagaaaaaaaaacctggtgtGATGCATGGGGATTGGATCTCGAGCCTTGCAGGCAAATGCTTAAAGCACTGGATAGAGGCTTGGTTTACATGGCACTTGCTATTAATTTATACAGCTGGGGATTAGTGAGAAGAAAACCCTAGCTTTATGGCTAAAAATGTAAATCATACAGCTAATTCCTCTGTAAACTATTGCTGGGAGAGAAAACAAGCTTGCGCATTCAGAAAAGCAAACAGTTTCATGAGAAAACCCCACGCTTGCTAGCTGAGGATGACACCTCTATCTCCTTACCCAGAACTCTAAGGTTGAGTCAAAGAAAAGAGggcaagaaaaacaagaaagagaaaaaaatttttttttttttgaaggttaCACCACTTGAACTGTTTTACATAAGGGACATGCGGCAAGAACAGAACACATTGTGGCTTTGGTTCGTGTATCACTCTGACAAAAACAatagagttttcttttttttcccaactcaGTCTAAAGTGTACGAGTCGGGTTTGCTTGAACCACAAGCCAACCAGAGGGcctgcttttcttctcttctaaTACTTGCACACTGATGTGGCATGACAAGATTCTGGTAGCTTCAGCACAATCACACGCAGGCAGACACCCACAGAAACCTTCAACTTCTACATGCAAGACAAACACATGCAAGTGCATGTGGATGCATTTATTAAGCAGGTAATCCAAGCAAACCTTTGAGCATTACATAAAATGCACTGCGTTTTCACTGCAAGGCTGATCTTAAATTCTTAATATATTATTAAATCTCAACTGCATACTTATGCACTGTATGATCTCTCACCTCTGCTGCTGAGGCGTCCCACACACATGTTGTCAGGTGACACCACCTCTTGCTTGACAGAAAAGTAGTCTCCCGGCATGGAGTTGAGGGCCGTGTCCCGTAGGATGACAGCAGCAGGGTATTCACTCTCATATTTGAGCGTCAGCAGTTCTTCTGAGCTGATGGGATGAAGTGTCTGGTAGGACTCTGTGATGAAGCCCGGTTCTGAGTATTCAGAAGGAGGGACACACTGAGCGTGCTCAACACCATAGCCTGGAGATACAAAGGGAAATGAGTGTAGATGGAAAGCAGAGAAGGAAAGCAAGCAAGGAGCAACACAGGGGAGTAAGATCAATCTTAAAGGAGTGGAGTCATTATCCCTCTTGTGCTGAACCACTGCTGAGATTCTCAGTGTGTGAATAGCCCAAAACAAAATACAGGCTTGAGCAGATGAGAACAATCT includes:
- the ets1 gene encoding protein C-ets-1 isoform X3; protein product: MIMTAAVDMKPTLTIIKAEKMDDPECGDVPLLTPGSKEMMSQALKATFSGFTKEQQRLGIPKDPRLWTEKHVAEWLTWTVNEFSLKNVDFEKFGINGASLCAMGKERFLDLAPDFVGDILWEHLEMLQKEDTKHYPMNGLNSNFQESRYTSDYFVSYGVEHAQCVPPSEYSEPGFITESYQTLHPISSEELLTLKYESEYPAAVILRDTALNSMPGDYFSVKQEVVSPDNMCVGRLSSRGKLGGQDSFESIESYESCDRLTQSWSSQSSFSSLQRVPSYDSFDSEDYPAALHGHKPKGTFKDYVRERSDLSKDKPVIPAAALAGYTGSGPIQLWQFLLELLTDKSCQSFISWTGDGWEFKLSDPDEVARRWGKRKNKPKMNYEKLSRGLRYYYDKNIIHKTSGKRYVYRFVCDLKSLLGYTPEELHAMLDVKPDTDE
- the ets1 gene encoding protein C-ets-1 isoform X2, with product MSYYMDPVSSYPALHPCDRLGALRQSGGVAVGPQTQHPGVVHPHQQYYPSQPLYPHDIPLQEVPDGREMCPTDPECGDVPLLTPGSKEMMSQALKATFSGFTKEQQRLGIPKDPRLWTEKHVAEWLTWTVNEFSLKNVDFEKFGINGASLCAMGKERFLDLAPDFVGDILWEHLEMLQKEDTKHYPMNGLNSNFQESRYTSDYFVSYGVEHAQCVPPSEYSEPGFITESYQTLHPISSEELLTLKYESEYPAAVILRDTALNSMPGDYFSVKQEVVSPDNMCVGRLSSRGKLGGQDSFESIESYESCDRLTQSWSSQSSFSSLQRVPSYDSFDSEDYPAALHGHKPKGTFKDYVRERSDLSKDKPVIPAAALAGYTGSGPIQLWQFLLELLTDKSCQSFISWTGDGWEFKLSDPDEVARRWGKRKNKPKMNYEKLSRGLRYYYDKNIIHKTSGKRYVYRFVCDLKSLLGYTPEELHAMLDVKPDTDE
- the ets1 gene encoding protein C-ets-1 isoform X1; its protein translation is MGFAASRYSISAVHRSAVTLSCPALYRKLLTPQSQALLLPSTVSVMSYYMDPVSSYPALHPCDRLGALRQSGGVAVGPQTQHPGVVHPHQQYYPSQPLYPHDIPLQEVPDGREMCPTDPECGDVPLLTPGSKEMMSQALKATFSGFTKEQQRLGIPKDPRLWTEKHVAEWLTWTVNEFSLKNVDFEKFGINGASLCAMGKERFLDLAPDFVGDILWEHLEMLQKEDTKHYPMNGLNSNFQESRYTSDYFVSYGVEHAQCVPPSEYSEPGFITESYQTLHPISSEELLTLKYESEYPAAVILRDTALNSMPGDYFSVKQEVVSPDNMCVGRLSSRGKLGGQDSFESIESYESCDRLTQSWSSQSSFSSLQRVPSYDSFDSEDYPAALHGHKPKGTFKDYVRERSDLSKDKPVIPAAALAGYTGSGPIQLWQFLLELLTDKSCQSFISWTGDGWEFKLSDPDEVARRWGKRKNKPKMNYEKLSRGLRYYYDKNIIHKTSGKRYVYRFVCDLKSLLGYTPEELHAMLDVKPDTDE